The Synechococcus sp. BL107 nucleotide sequence GTATTTATTTGCCTGGAGCCAAGATTTGTAGCTTCGTGGCCACATTGCCGATCGAAGATCCGCGTTATGTGGTGTTTGTTGTTGTGGATGAACCCCAAGGAGCCCATGCCTATGGCTCCACGGTGGCTGTACCCGTTGCAAAACAGATCATTGATGCGCTGTTGGTTGTGGAGCGCATCGCTCCATCAAAACCCGTTGATTTGAACAAGCCCACGAAGAGCTGACGGCCTGAAAATCGCAGCTACGTTAAAAAGATCAGAGCCTTCCGCACCATGGCCAGTCTGCTTGAACAGCTCTCCGAGATGACCGTTGTTGTAGCGGATACCGGTGATCTTGAGGCGATTAAAAAGTTCACTCCTCGGGATGCAACCACCAATCCCTCACTGATTCTGGCCGCGGCACAGATTCCGGCTTATCAGAGCTTGATTGATGAGGCGTTGCGCTCATCTCGCAAGTTGATTGGAGAGAACGCCCCTGTTGAAGAGGTGGTGCGCGAAGCACTCGATGAAATCAGTGTAATTTTCGGGAAGGAGATTCTTAAAATTGTTCCTCGTCGTGTGTCGACGGAAGTTGATGCCCGTTTGAGTTACGACACGGAAGCCACGATTGAAAAAGGACGAAAACTCATTCGTTTGTACAACGATGCCGGCATTAGTAACGACCGAGTTTTGATCAAGATTGCATCGACATGGGAAGGCATTAAGGCCGCTGAAGTTTTGGAAAAAGAAGGGATTCACTGCAATCTCACCCTCCTCTTTGGCTTCGGACAGGCTGTTGCCTGTGCAGAAGCGGGTGTGACGCTGATCTCTCCTTTTGTGGGGCGTATTTTGGATTGGTATAAAGCAGAAACCGGTCGTGACTCCTACCCAGGTGCTGAGGACCCTGGTGTTCTTTCAGTTACTAAAATCTTCAACTACTACAAGAGTTTTGGTTATAAGACGGAAGTGATGGGGGCAAGTTTCCGCAATTTGGATGAAATCGTCGAGTTGGCTGGTTGCGACCTTCTAACCATTTCACCCAAGCTTCTTGATCAGCTTCGGGAAACGAATCAGCCCTTAGTTCGTAAGTTAGATGCGTCAAATCCGGTGGGTGGTGCACAAAAAGTTGAATTGGATCATGAGCGTTTTGACGCCTTGATGGCTGAGGATCGTATGGCCACCGACAAGCTTGGTGAGGGGATCAAAGGCTTTAGTAAGGCGATCGAAACTCTGGAGCAACAACTGGCTCATCGACTTGCTGAAGTCGAGGGTGGATCGGCCTTCAGCCATGCTGTTCAAGAAATTTTCCTGCTTAACGATTTCAACGGTGACGGCTGCATTACCCGCGACGAATGGCTGGGCAGTGATGCTGTTTTTGATGCCCTCGATCAAGACCATGATGGCCGCTTAACGCCAGATGATGTGCGCTTGGGCTTTGGTGCCGCTTTGGCGTTATCGACTGTTTAATCACTTGATGCGTTCACGATTCGAGTAGAGGAGTCATTCATGAGTTCACTATGTGCCCTCGACACCATGCGTGCTTTTACGCGTGAAGACGATGTGATTTTGCTCAAGTCTGGAGAGGTTTTGTTTCGTCCTGGTGAAACGGGAACAACCATGTTTGGTCTTCTTGAAGGGGCGATTCGCATCACTTGGATTGGACAAGCTGGCCAGAATGGTCATGAAGACATCCCCGTTGGCCATGTTTTTGGGGCAGGGGCGTTGGTCATGGAAGGTCACAAGCGGCTTGGTATGGCAACGGCAACCATGGATTGCCGCCTGATCGAAATGACCCGCGAAAAATTTCTTTTTGCCCTCCATGAAACCCCGATGTTTGCCCTCGAGCTGCTGGCATCGATCGATGAACGCCTGCGGGATATCAAAATGGCTGATAAATAATGGATATCAAAATCAATTAATGGCAACCATTAGCTCAAAATAGTTGTGTGGCCTTCGTTCTAAACATTGGTACGCGACATTTGTCTTGGCATTCGTCTTGGTTTGTTCCAGCTGAGCCTTGGCATCCTTGGGGTGTTGATGCTGGGTTTGTTCAATCGGCTGCTGATTGAAGAGATCGGTCTGCCTGCAGCCGTTGTTGCTTTGGCGATTGGGTCTCAGCAGCTGATGGGCTTCACCAGGATTTGGTTTGGAAACCGGTCGGATCGAATCGCTGCAGGGCGCCTGAAGCGGACGCCTTACATCGTGATCAGTGCTCTCGCCTTTTCAGGTCTGTTTGGACTGTCAGGATGGGTGGTTCTGCAGTTGGCGCGAACCATCACCCTTCCAGGCCAGCTTTTTGTAGGCCCGTGGGTGGGGCTCTTGATGCTGATTTCGATCGCCCTTGGTATGGCGATTTCTGCAGGGGGAACAGCCTTTTCAGCTCTGGTCGTTGACCTCACCTGCGAGCGTGAGCGCCCTCGCGTGTTGGCTGTGGTGTGGGGAATGCGGCTGCTGGGGGTTTTGCTGGGCAGCGCTTTTGTCGCCCGACTGTTTGGAGCAGCCTGTGAGGAGGGGGCCAGTGCAGATGCTTTGAAGACCGGTCTGGAACAGTTGATTTTGGTGGGTCCGTTGCTGCTGTTTGGGCTTGTTGTTTTCTCGGTCCTCGGGCTGGAACATCGGCTTGTTGAGCGCGACTCCATGGCTCAATCTTTGAACGCTGATGTTGCCAATAATCCGCAAAAGAATGTACCTCTGCTCCAATTGCTTGGTCGCTTGCGGACCATTCCTCAGTTCGGACGATTCGTGGCCGTTACGTGCTTATTCACCTTCAGCATGTTTCTCAATGACGCAGTGCTTGAGTCCTATGGGGCTGCGTTGTTTGGCATGAGTCTTTGTGCCACAACGGCACTAAATGCATTGATGGCCATTGGATTTTTTGTTGGACTTGGTGTGAGTGGATTTCTGTTGATCGAGAGAATAGGCAATATCCGCACGGCTCAGCTTGGTGGCATTCTGGCTTCGATGGCCTTAGTTCTGATGCTGTTATCGGCGCCATGGCAGTTTTTGGGAGGCTTCCGGCTTGCTGTGATGCTGTTTGGTCTATCGCTTGGCATTTGTATTCATGCGAGTTTCACCTTGATGTTTAGCTTCGTCGAGCCTGGCAAGGTTGGTTTGCTTCTTGGGATCTGGGGTGCTTTATATGCCTACTCCCGTGGCTTGGCCACCATCAGTGGCGGTGGTTTGCTCACGTTGTTTAAAACATTGAATCCTGATGATGTCTTTGGATCTTTTGGCAGTGTTTTTGGTGTGCAGATCGTTGGTTTTTTAGTTGCTGCTGTGTTGATGCATCGGTTGGATGTGGATGGATTCCGAAAGAATATTCGGCAACGATTTGGGGGGCTGGCCTAAAAGGTTGTGAATTGATTGGAGCCGCTTATTTGTTAATTCTCATCTTATTCAGTATTCGTGTTTTTAATTTTTAGAAATTGTTCCTTATTTGTTGCTGGAGTGAGCACGGTCGTGCGGTTCATCCACTAGACCTGAGTCACCTTGATTCCGGAGGATGTCGGCTCTCCAGATCGTTTGGTTCAAGAGAGATCTGCGAACCGTGGATCACCGACCTCTTTTCGAGGCCTCCAAGTGTGGTCCCGTGCTGCCTCTGTATGTCGTAGAGCCTGAGTTATGGCAGCAGCCGGATAGCTCTTCCCGCCAGTGGTTGTTTTGTCGGGAATCACTGATCGATCTTCAGCGGGCCCTGGCGGAATTCGGCCAGCCATTGGTGGTCCGTCGTGGTGATGTCGCGGATGTGTTGGAGCGGGCCAGGCGTCAATTCGGGATCGATGCGCTTTGGAGCCATGAAGAAACGGGTAATGACTGGACCTATCAACGCGACAAACGCGTGGCGGCTTGGGCGAAGCAACACGGCATCCCCTGGACCGAAATCCCGCAATTTGGTGTGACGCGGCGCTTGAAATCTCGCAATGGTTGGGCCAAGCGTTGGGAGACGCAGATGGCCGAGCCGATCACCCAGCCTCTAACTGCACTGCCGAGATTGGCTGACCTGGACCCCGGCGCGATTCCCGATCTTCCCCATGGGTCCATGGCTCCAGACCCTTGTCCCCATCGCCAACTTGGTGGAAGACGTCAGGGCGAACTTGAGTTTCGCGATTTTTTAAATCAGCGGGTTGAGCGGTATTGCAGTTCCATCTCTAGTCCGAATAAGGCGTTCACCGGCTGTTCACGGCTGTCGGCCTACCTCACCTGGGGATGCCTCTCGATGCGTGAGGTACTTCAGCAGAGCAGAACGATGCAGGGACGCGGTGTGAACAGCTTCGGGTCGCGCCTGCACTGGCATTGCCATTTCATTCAAAAACTGGAAGACGAACCGTCGATTGAATTCCAGGACTTTCATCCGTTGATGCGCGGTATCCGGGATTCGAATCAGGATCATCTGCAGGCCTGGGCGGAGGGGCGCACTGGAGTGCCGTTTGTGGATGCCTGCATGCGGGCCTTGCGCGCCCACGGCTGGATCAACTTTCGGATGCGAGCGATGTTGATGTCGTTCGCTAGCTACAACCTTTGGCTGCCATGGCGGCAGAGCGGCTTGCATTTGGCACGTCAGTTTGTGGATTACGAACCCGGTATCCATTGGAGCCAATGCCAGATGCAATCAGGCAGCACCTCGATCAATACGATCCGCATCTACAACCCGATCAAACAGGGACGCGATCACGATCCAGAGGGCAGGTTCATCCGCCACTGGTGCCCTGAATTGCGCGAGGTGCCGGCGATCTACATCCATGAGCCATGGGAGCTGGGTGGAGGGATGCCAGCCCCAATCGTGGATGTCACCACCTCGATGCAGGCGGCGAAAGATCGCATCTGGGCGGTCCGTCGCTCGGCTGGTTTTAATCGCCATGCCGATGCGATTCAGCAGAAACATGGATCTCGAAAGGCCGGTATGAAACCCACCGGAACACGTCGCAGCTCACGGCGTCGCCGTAAGGCTTCACAGGCAGATCCAGCCCTTCAGCAACTCAGCCTCGAGCTTTAACTCCGTTGCAGCATTAGGCGCTTGATCACCCTTTGAGCGATGTCGCCGTAGCCCATCTCACCCGACAAGATTTGTGCAATGCGCTGTGGTGCGGTGGGTCGTTTGATGCCGAGTTGATAGCCCACACCGGGAAAGCGATAAAACACTTGGGCGATGCGCCGACCCCAGGCCATGGAGTCTCCCCAGCGGCGACGCATGGCTTGGCTGTAGCCCCGNNNNNNNNNNNNNNNNNNNNNNNNNNNNNNNNNNNNNNNNNNNNNNNNNNNNNNNNNNNNNNNNNNNNNNNNNNNNNNNNNNNNNNNNNNNNNNNNNNNNNNNNNNNNNNNNNNNNNNNNNNNNNNNNNNNNNNNNNNNNNNNNNNNNNNNNNNNNNNNNNNNNNNNNNNNNNNNNNNNNNNNNNNNNNNNNNNNNNNNNNNNNNNNNNNNNNNNNNNNNNNNNNNNNNNNNNNNNNNNNNNNNNNNNNNNNNNNNNNNNNNNNNNNNNNNNNNNNNNNNNNNNNNNNNNNNNNNNNNNNNNNNNNNNNNNNNNNNNNNNNNNNNNNNNNNNNNNNNNNNNNNNNNNNNNNNNNNNNNNNNNNNNNNNNNNNNNNNNNNNNNNNNNNNNNNNNNNNNNNNNNNNNNNNNNNNNNNNNNNNNNNNNNNNNNNNNNNNNNNNNNNNNNNNNNNNNNNNNNNNNNNNNNNNNNNNNNNNNNNNNNNNNNNNNNNNNNNNNNNNNNNNNNNNNNNNNNNNNNNNNNNNNNNNNNNNNNNNNNNNNNNNNNNNNNNNNNNNCACCCCCTGCTGATCTCAGCCCCTGCTTCAACGGCGTGTTCGGCAAGAAGTTGATCGAGCCGTTCGCGTCGAACGAT carries:
- a CDS encoding transaldolase; translated protein: MASLLEQLSEMTVVVADTGDLEAIKKFTPRDATTNPSLILAAAQIPAYQSLIDEALRSSRKLIGENAPVEEVVREALDEISVIFGKEILKIVPRRVSTEVDARLSYDTEATIEKGRKLIRLYNDAGISNDRVLIKIASTWEGIKAAEVLEKEGIHCNLTLLFGFGQAVACAEAGVTLISPFVGRILDWYKAETGRDSYPGAEDPGVLSVTKIFNYYKSFGYKTEVMGASFRNLDEIVELAGCDLLTISPKLLDQLRETNQPLVRKLDASNPVGGAQKVELDHERFDALMAEDRMATDKLGEGIKGFSKAIETLEQQLAHRLAEVEGGSAFSHAVQEIFLLNDFNGDGCITRDEWLGSDAVFDALDQDHDGRLTPDDVRLGFGAALALSTV
- a CDS encoding Crp/Fnr family transcriptional regulator, with product MSSLCALDTMRAFTREDDVILLKSGEVLFRPGETGTTMFGLLEGAIRITWIGQAGQNGHEDIPVGHVFGAGALVMEGHKRLGMATATMDCRLIEMTREKFLFALHETPMFALELLASIDERLRDIKMADK
- a CDS encoding BCD family MFS transporter, with product MVRDICLGIRLGLFQLSLGILGVLMLGLFNRLLIEEIGLPAAVVALAIGSQQLMGFTRIWFGNRSDRIAAGRLKRTPYIVISALAFSGLFGLSGWVVLQLARTITLPGQLFVGPWVGLLMLISIALGMAISAGGTAFSALVVDLTCERERPRVLAVVWGMRLLGVLLGSAFVARLFGAACEEGASADALKTGLEQLILVGPLLLFGLVVFSVLGLEHRLVERDSMAQSLNADVANNPQKNVPLLQLLGRLRTIPQFGRFVAVTCLFTFSMFLNDAVLESYGAALFGMSLCATTALNALMAIGFFVGLGVSGFLLIERIGNIRTAQLGGILASMALVLMLLSAPWQFLGGFRLAVMLFGLSLGICIHASFTLMFSFVEPGKVGLLLGIWGALYAYSRGLATISGGGLLTLFKTLNPDDVFGSFGSVFGVQIVGFLVAAVLMHRLDVDGFRKNIRQRFGGLA
- a CDS encoding FAD-binding domain-containing protein, coding for MSALQIVWFKRDLRTVDHRPLFEASKCGPVLPLYVVEPELWQQPDSSSRQWLFCRESLIDLQRALAEFGQPLVVRRGDVADVLERARRQFGIDALWSHEETGNDWTYQRDKRVAAWAKQHGIPWTEIPQFGVTRRLKSRNGWAKRWETQMAEPITQPLTALPRLADLDPGAIPDLPHGSMAPDPCPHRQLGGRRQGELEFRDFLNQRVERYCSSISSPNKAFTGCSRLSAYLTWGCLSMREVLQQSRTMQGRGVNSFGSRLHWHCHFIQKLEDEPSIEFQDFHPLMRGIRDSNQDHLQAWAEGRTGVPFVDACMRALRAHGWINFRMRAMLMSFASYNLWLPWRQSGLHLARQFVDYEPGIHWSQCQMQSGSTSINTIRIYNPIKQGRDHDPEGRFIRHWCPELREVPAIYIHEPWELGGGMPAPIVDVTTSMQAAKDRIWAVRRSAGFNRHADAIQQKHGSRKAGMKPTGTRRSSRRRRKASQADPALQQLSLEL